The proteins below come from a single uncultured Carboxylicivirga sp. genomic window:
- a CDS encoding carbohydrate-binding family 9-like protein gives MKHLLIVLFSIGIQLQAQEFRFIEPERYLCQKINHDFTIDGNINKVEWQEAAWTNLFVDIEGRYIKKPYYDTRAKMLWSDQYLYFSFELKDHHIWANITEKDAVIFHDNDIEIFIDANGDTHNYIELELNALNTVWDLFLSKPYREGGPVLNEFDMAGLLTAVQINGTINDPNDKDESWTVEVAIPWKNLVTTSQYRRIPKHGENMRINFSRVQWDTEVIDGKYEKLGNKETGKLLPENNWIWSPMGVIDMHRPELWGIVTFVDHQDNQSFYNPDEETLRQLLAHIYKQQRLEKNKNGKFFQSLKPLNIKPDLLKKYHIQMNVLEFTYEVKGSTPNKTINYLCNNEGQLIKIQ, from the coding sequence ATGAAGCACCTACTGATCGTTTTATTTAGCATTGGCATTCAGTTACAGGCTCAGGAGTTCCGATTTATTGAACCGGAGCGATATTTGTGTCAGAAAATTAACCATGACTTTACCATTGATGGAAACATTAATAAAGTAGAATGGCAAGAGGCTGCCTGGACGAATCTATTTGTCGATATTGAAGGTAGATACATCAAAAAGCCTTATTACGACACACGTGCTAAAATGCTGTGGAGCGATCAGTATCTGTATTTCTCTTTCGAACTGAAAGACCATCATATTTGGGCAAATATCACAGAAAAAGATGCAGTTATTTTTCATGATAACGACATTGAAATATTTATCGACGCCAATGGTGATACCCACAATTATATTGAATTAGAGCTAAATGCTCTTAATACCGTTTGGGATTTATTCCTTTCAAAACCCTATCGCGAAGGTGGTCCGGTATTAAATGAATTCGACATGGCTGGATTACTAACGGCCGTTCAAATCAATGGTACTATAAACGATCCAAACGACAAAGATGAGTCATGGACAGTTGAAGTAGCTATTCCCTGGAAAAACCTTGTGACAACTTCTCAATATCGTCGCATACCAAAGCACGGCGAAAACATGCGCATCAACTTCTCGCGTGTTCAGTGGGACACTGAAGTGATTGATGGCAAATACGAAAAGCTTGGAAACAAAGAAACAGGTAAACTGCTTCCCGAAAACAACTGGATTTGGTCGCCTATGGGTGTAATTGATATGCACCGTCCCGAACTATGGGGTATTGTTACGTTTGTTGATCATCAGGATAATCAATCCTTTTATAATCCCGACGAAGAAACGTTACGCCAATTATTGGCGCATATCTACAAACAACAACGACTTGAAAAGAATAAAAATGGAAAATTTTTCCAATCGCTGAAGCCATTAAATATCAAACCTGATCTACTTAAAAAATATCATATACAAATGAATGTTTTGGAATTCACTTACGAAGTGAAGGGATCTACTCCAAACAAAACAATCAACTATTTGTGTAATAACGAAGGTCAGTTAATTAAAATCCAATAA
- a CDS encoding C69 family dipeptidase, whose product MTKHLLPIAILFLSWISADACTNFLITKGASADHHNYIFYSNDGAYAPSFPVHPAGSYKNSDSIRIFSYPNQKEGYIPRAKHEYHTIGYHINEFNVSIGETTFGGREELHNTDEFLEYWHLMELGLQRSKTAREMIDVIAELVQEYGYGSPGESFSIADPDEIWLMEMVGKGIDNKGAVWAAVRIPDGYISAHANHARIGEIELDNPDNYKYSPDVIDFAIEKGYYHPESGEAFSFCDTYDPVTPAKLRYTEMRVWDFFRRTAPSLNISTDYARGVEGAERMPLWIKPDEKLSFETIIALTRSHYDGTLWDMEKGLKAGPHGNPNRSRPLTFEVDGMEASWERPISTPLTAYAFIAELKTNKKKEANSVLWLGLDNTYTNIYMPFNACVSQIPQSYNNTKYDAFSWNSMWWVFNFVGNYVNLRYSDMIKDVKTKQASIQKDIIADFRALEESTQSINKKKGSKEYTQFGEDQSEQLLQNWTQLSNFLITKYNDGMVRDEKMRTKTVGYSDDFYRKAIEDDKERILPVWKESKENKEPRNY is encoded by the coding sequence ATGACAAAACACCTTTTACCAATAGCCATACTATTTTTATCATGGATATCAGCTGACGCATGCACCAACTTCCTGATTACCAAAGGTGCATCAGCTGATCATCATAACTATATCTTTTACTCGAACGATGGAGCCTATGCACCGAGTTTTCCGGTGCATCCGGCCGGTTCGTATAAGAATTCCGATTCCATTCGAATCTTTTCCTATCCCAACCAAAAGGAAGGCTATATTCCGCGTGCAAAACACGAGTATCATACCATTGGTTACCACATAAATGAGTTCAATGTGAGCATTGGCGAAACCACTTTTGGTGGTCGCGAAGAATTACATAACACAGACGAGTTTCTTGAATACTGGCACCTGATGGAGTTAGGCTTACAGCGTTCGAAAACGGCTCGCGAAATGATTGATGTAATTGCTGAGTTGGTTCAGGAATATGGTTATGGTTCTCCTGGCGAAAGCTTTTCTATTGCCGATCCCGATGAGATTTGGTTAATGGAAATGGTGGGTAAAGGAATCGATAACAAAGGTGCTGTTTGGGCTGCCGTTCGTATTCCGGATGGTTATATTTCAGCTCATGCCAACCACGCGCGCATTGGTGAGATAGAACTGGATAATCCGGATAATTACAAGTACTCTCCCGACGTTATTGATTTTGCCATCGAAAAAGGATATTATCATCCTGAAAGTGGCGAAGCGTTTAGCTTTTGCGATACTTACGATCCGGTTACGCCGGCCAAATTACGTTACACCGAAATGCGCGTTTGGGATTTCTTCCGAAGAACAGCTCCTTCGCTTAATATTTCAACCGATTATGCCAGAGGTGTTGAAGGTGCCGAAAGAATGCCATTATGGATTAAGCCTGATGAGAAGTTATCATTTGAAACAATCATTGCTTTAACACGCAGTCATTACGATGGAACACTCTGGGACATGGAGAAAGGCCTAAAAGCCGGACCTCATGGAAATCCCAATCGCTCTCGTCCGTTAACTTTTGAAGTGGATGGCATGGAAGCATCGTGGGAACGTCCCATATCAACACCATTAACTGCCTATGCTTTTATTGCTGAGTTAAAAACCAACAAAAAGAAAGAAGCTAATTCGGTGCTGTGGTTAGGTTTGGATAATACTTACACCAACATCTACATGCCTTTTAATGCATGTGTTAGTCAGATTCCGCAATCGTATAACAACACCAAATACGATGCTTTTTCGTGGAATTCGATGTGGTGGGTCTTCAATTTTGTTGGCAACTACGTCAACCTTCGCTACTCCGATATGATTAAAGATGTAAAAACAAAACAGGCAAGCATTCAAAAAGATATTATTGCTGATTTCAGAGCTTTAGAAGAATCAACCCAATCAATCAACAAGAAGAAGGGAAGTAAGGAGTATACTCAATTTGGTGAAGATCAATCAGAACAGCTTCTTCAAAACTGGACACAACTTTCCAACTTCCTTATTACAAAGTATAATGATGGAATGGTGAGAGATGAAAAAATGAGAACCAAAACAGTGGGTTATTCCGATGATTTTTATCGAAAAGCCATTGAAGATGACAAGGAGCGGATTTTGCCGGTTTGGAAAGAAAGCAAAGAGAATAAAGAACCTCGAAACTATTAA
- a CDS encoding transglutaminase-like domain-containing protein: MNKSILFVLLAVLSFSCSSYDEELKKALELSGENKAVLEKVINHYDGEQQEAAKFLIRYMPERDLKTLDFEFLTENIDYAYIAREEFPWAKDLDKDIFFNEVLPYASLNERRDRWRPDFYTRFKKFVVDAKNMEEAMWAVNNHILKEVTVEYNTKRDKPDQSPYESMDINMASCSGLSILLVDAFRAVGIPARVAGTPNWYNNSGNHNWVEVYVNGGWHFTEYYPSGTLDEAWFLERAGKANDDDAYQWIYASSYKPTGLSFPLVWDENIKYVYATNETERYKKNYAEQNLGVVDGIPVRVVMLLGDQCSISGNNRVRAEVQLTLDGDTIDSGFTSGSEDDMNRYLTFSLAKDKKYELKYIDSKGKSVTEPISPKDEEGEQIILSF, translated from the coding sequence ATGAATAAATCAATTTTATTTGTTTTGCTTGCTGTACTATCATTTTCGTGCAGCAGTTATGATGAAGAATTAAAAAAAGCCCTTGAATTAAGTGGCGAAAACAAAGCTGTATTGGAAAAAGTCATCAATCATTATGATGGCGAACAACAGGAAGCAGCTAAATTCCTGATCAGATATATGCCGGAACGCGACTTGAAAACATTGGATTTTGAGTTTCTGACTGAAAATATCGATTATGCATACATTGCCCGCGAAGAATTTCCTTGGGCCAAAGACTTAGATAAAGACATTTTCTTTAACGAAGTGCTTCCATATGCGTCTTTAAACGAAAGAAGAGATCGCTGGCGTCCTGATTTCTACACACGTTTTAAAAAGTTTGTTGTTGATGCCAAAAACATGGAAGAAGCCATGTGGGCTGTAAACAACCATATTCTTAAAGAAGTAACTGTGGAATACAACACCAAACGCGACAAGCCTGATCAAAGTCCATATGAATCGATGGATATTAATATGGCATCCTGTTCCGGTTTATCTATTTTATTGGTTGATGCCTTCCGTGCAGTTGGCATTCCGGCACGTGTGGCAGGTACTCCCAACTGGTACAACAACTCGGGTAATCACAACTGGGTTGAAGTTTATGTAAACGGAGGATGGCACTTTACCGAATATTATCCATCAGGCACTTTGGACGAAGCCTGGTTTTTGGAACGTGCCGGCAAAGCAAACGACGATGATGCTTATCAGTGGATTTATGCTTCTTCGTACAAACCTACCGGATTATCGTTTCCATTGGTTTGGGACGAAAACATCAAATACGTTTATGCTACCAACGAAACTGAGCGTTACAAGAAAAATTATGCTGAACAAAACCTAGGAGTTGTTGATGGAATTCCTGTTAGAGTAGTAATGTTATTGGGCGATCAATGTAGCATCAGCGGAAACAACCGTGTAAGAGCCGAAGTTCAATTAACGCTTGATGGCGACACCATCGACAGTGGTTTTACCAGTGGATCGGAAGATGATATGAATCGTTACCTGACTTTTTCTCTGGCTAAAGACAAAAAGTATGAGTTAAAATATATCGACTCAAAAGGAAAATCAGTTACCGAACCCATCAGCCCTAAAGACGAAGAAGGAGAGCAAATAATACTAAGCTTTTAA
- a CDS encoding glycoside hydrolase family 2 protein, translating to MLHKLLQLSFILGFIALYSCSSGDQSIKSYELQADWTFRQADKEEWHPATVPGNVHIDLEKAGIINDPYYGTNEDSVQWIEHKDWVYSGEFSINKETLDFDNIELEFLGLDTYADVTLNGQRLFSSDNMFVAFSSKVKKYLKPGKNHLEVLFHSPIKTAMPLYEKSKYTYPADNDRSEEHLSVYTRKAPYHYGWDWGPRFVTSGIWRPIKINAWNDARITDVHFVQKSLTEEKAELSFEYEIEATVAETATISLSFGDAIKTNKEVDLKKGINKASINITVDKPEYWWPNGMGEQKLYAATSLLKTNGQLLDSKTQKIGLRTIEVINEPDSLGVSFYFKVNGIPTFMRGVNYIPNDCFLGRMTDSIYQNNFDDLLASNMNMLRFWGGGVYEDDRFFELADEKGILLWQDFMFACTMYPSDDAFLDNVAKEADYNIKRLRNHPSLAIWCGNNEVKVGWHNWGWQDKYGYTEDDQKELLEGYDKLFNKLLPNKLKELDSQRFYYDSSPISNWGDVKDMKIADNHYWGVWWGKHEFEKLNEYVPRFMSEFGFQSFPPMETIKEFSEEKDWDIESDVMKTHQKSSIGNVTIKEYMQRDYKMPNNFEDFVYLNQIMQAEGMRIGFEAQRRNKPFCMGSLYWQLNDVWPVVSWSGIDYYGRWKAMQYFIKKAYEPVITSAVVEDGNLNIHLISDKITDTKVSSSLQIIKLDGTVIWEQNKKFTLEANANDVILDTPLSKLIGNHSKNKVVLVMNTQYDSNQTETIFLFSKVKNLALQNADIDIQVKESGNSAEVTLKSPVFVKNIEIIADGFNGKWSDNYFDMIPNKEYKISFNSNAPIRDLKSKLQVKSVINTY from the coding sequence ATGCTACACAAATTATTACAACTATCGTTTATACTTGGCTTTATAGCTCTGTATTCCTGTTCATCTGGCGATCAATCGATAAAAAGTTACGAATTACAAGCCGACTGGACTTTTCGTCAAGCTGATAAAGAAGAGTGGCATCCGGCAACTGTGCCAGGCAATGTCCATATCGATTTAGAAAAAGCTGGCATTATAAACGATCCATATTATGGCACCAACGAAGACAGTGTACAATGGATTGAACATAAAGACTGGGTTTACAGTGGCGAATTTAGCATTAATAAAGAAACACTCGATTTCGACAACATAGAATTGGAATTTCTGGGATTGGATACCTATGCCGATGTAACATTGAATGGACAGAGATTATTTAGTTCGGACAATATGTTCGTGGCCTTTTCGAGCAAGGTAAAGAAATACCTTAAGCCAGGTAAAAACCATTTGGAAGTTCTGTTTCACTCGCCCATTAAAACGGCGATGCCTCTGTACGAAAAATCGAAATATACATACCCTGCCGACAATGATCGTTCGGAAGAACATTTGAGTGTGTATACTCGTAAAGCTCCTTATCATTATGGTTGGGATTGGGGTCCTCGTTTTGTGACTTCCGGCATTTGGCGACCCATTAAAATAAATGCATGGAACGATGCCCGCATAACCGATGTTCATTTTGTGCAAAAATCACTAACAGAAGAGAAAGCTGAACTATCTTTCGAATACGAAATTGAAGCAACAGTAGCCGAAACAGCAACTATTTCATTATCATTTGGCGATGCTATCAAAACAAACAAAGAAGTTGATTTAAAGAAAGGTATCAACAAAGCTTCCATCAATATAACTGTAGACAAACCAGAGTACTGGTGGCCCAATGGAATGGGTGAACAAAAACTATATGCAGCCACATCACTACTAAAAACCAATGGTCAGCTACTGGATTCTAAAACACAAAAAATTGGTTTACGTACCATTGAGGTAATCAATGAACCAGACTCCTTAGGTGTGAGTTTTTACTTTAAAGTAAATGGCATTCCAACCTTTATGCGTGGTGTCAATTACATTCCTAACGATTGCTTTTTGGGTAGAATGACTGACTCCATCTATCAGAATAATTTTGATGATTTGCTTGCATCGAACATGAATATGCTTCGCTTTTGGGGCGGTGGCGTATACGAAGATGATCGTTTCTTTGAGTTAGCTGATGAAAAAGGGATTCTTTTGTGGCAAGATTTTATGTTTGCCTGCACCATGTATCCATCTGATGATGCCTTTTTAGACAATGTTGCCAAAGAAGCCGATTACAATATCAAACGCCTTCGAAACCATCCTAGTTTAGCCATTTGGTGCGGTAATAACGAAGTAAAAGTAGGATGGCACAACTGGGGCTGGCAGGATAAATACGGTTATACCGAAGATGATCAGAAAGAACTTTTGGAAGGATATGATAAACTATTCAACAAGCTTTTACCAAATAAACTCAAAGAGTTGGATTCTCAACGTTTCTATTACGATTCATCACCCATTAGTAATTGGGGCGATGTAAAAGACATGAAAATTGCCGACAACCATTACTGGGGTGTTTGGTGGGGTAAACATGAGTTTGAGAAGTTGAATGAATATGTTCCCCGTTTTATGAGCGAATTCGGATTTCAGTCCTTCCCTCCTATGGAAACTATCAAAGAATTTTCGGAAGAAAAAGACTGGGATATCGAATCGGATGTGATGAAAACGCATCAGAAGAGCTCTATTGGAAATGTAACCATCAAGGAATACATGCAGCGCGATTACAAAATGCCGAACAACTTTGAGGATTTTGTATACCTGAATCAGATAATGCAAGCCGAAGGAATGAGAATTGGTTTTGAAGCACAACGCCGCAACAAACCATTCTGTATGGGAAGTCTTTATTGGCAGCTAAACGATGTTTGGCCGGTAGTTTCATGGTCGGGCATTGATTATTACGGTCGTTGGAAAGCCATGCAATATTTCATCAAAAAAGCCTATGAACCTGTAATCACATCTGCTGTTGTAGAAGATGGAAATCTGAATATTCATCTGATTTCGGATAAGATTACCGATACTAAGGTGAGCAGTTCATTACAAATTATAAAGCTAGATGGAACTGTTATTTGGGAGCAAAACAAAAAATTTACATTGGAAGCAAATGCCAATGATGTTATTCTTGATACACCTTTGAGCAAGTTAATCGGCAATCATTCCAAAAACAAAGTTGTTTTGGTTATGAATACGCAATACGATTCTAACCAAACCGAAACAATTTTCTTATTCTCTAAAGTGAAGAATTTGGCTTTGCAAAATGCCGATATCGACATTCAGGTTAAAGAGAGCGGAAATTCAGCTGAAGTAACCTTGAAGAGTCCTGTTTTTGTTAAAAACATCGAGATTATTGCAGATGGTTTCAATGGAAAGTGGTCGGATAACTACTTCGATATGATTCCAAACAAAGAATACAAAATCAGCTTTAACAGCAACGCTCCAATACGTGATTTAAAATCCAAATTACAAGTTAAATCTGTTATTAACACCTACTAA
- a CDS encoding copper homeostasis protein CutC, producing the protein MYKLEVSTYSIEGVKEALKLGANRLELCSNVKEGGTTPSYGFVKAALKTGHPNVFIIVRPRGGDFLYTDDEFDIIQKDIIEAKKMGVHGVVSGILNSDGTIDKPRTRQLIELAAPMQFTFHRAFDMTCDYKKALADLIDLGVDTVLTSGTKNTAIEGKEIIKELVELAQGKINILVGSGVNPSNMEELQKSTNAQEYHMSAIKMVKSKMEFFNPNLNMGNVDSDEYMKQTVDADKIAKAVEVIKKLNKLGC; encoded by the coding sequence ATGTATAAATTAGAAGTAAGTACGTATAGCATCGAAGGCGTTAAAGAAGCTCTAAAATTGGGCGCGAACAGATTGGAGCTGTGCAGTAATGTTAAAGAAGGAGGCACAACTCCTAGTTATGGCTTCGTTAAAGCTGCACTAAAAACAGGACATCCAAATGTGTTTATTATTGTTCGTCCTCGCGGTGGTGATTTCTTATATACAGATGATGAATTTGACATCATTCAAAAGGATATCATCGAAGCTAAAAAGATGGGAGTTCACGGAGTGGTAAGTGGTATTTTAAATTCAGACGGAACTATTGACAAACCACGAACCCGTCAGTTAATTGAGTTGGCCGCTCCAATGCAGTTTACTTTTCACCGAGCGTTTGATATGACTTGCGACTATAAAAAGGCACTTGCTGATTTAATTGACCTTGGGGTTGATACCGTGTTAACTTCGGGCACAAAAAATACGGCCATCGAAGGCAAAGAGATCATAAAAGAACTGGTTGAACTGGCCCAGGGGAAAATCAATATATTGGTAGGAAGCGGTGTTAATCCATCAAACATGGAAGAACTGCAGAAAAGTACCAATGCGCAGGAGTATCATATGTCGGCCATTAAAATGGTTAAGTCAAAAATGGAATTTTTCAATCCAAACTTAAACATGGGTAACGTTGATTCAGACGAATATATGAAACAAACTGTAGATGCAGATAAAATTGCAAAAGCAGTTGAAGTCATTAAAAAGCTAAATAAATTAGGTTGTTAG
- a CDS encoding DeoR/GlpR family DNA-binding transcription regulator, with amino-acid sequence MLKEERQNIILEKIKQSSKVLSSELSIDLNVSEDTIRRDLKELSQKGLIRKVHGGAILNDSHSYIPMNYDDRKSFAAEEKLLIAQKAISLLKDDMLIFIDGGTTNLEIAKQLPSDIRLSVMTNCLPVASELLSKANVHTYFLGGEFLSDVPITVGTDTLNLLNEVNADIFFIGTRSLSIDRGLTDIDRSEVLVKRKMAERSAKTVSVALSEKLDSVQNFNIIPIEKLDILITELDPDNAILRPYTNLSGLQVI; translated from the coding sequence ATGTTGAAAGAAGAAAGACAAAATATAATACTCGAAAAAATAAAACAATCGTCGAAAGTATTGTCATCTGAATTAAGTATCGATTTAAATGTTTCAGAAGACACCATTCGTCGAGATCTAAAAGAATTATCGCAGAAAGGTTTAATACGCAAAGTGCATGGTGGAGCAATTTTAAACGATAGCCATTCGTATATTCCTATGAACTACGATGACAGAAAATCGTTTGCCGCCGAAGAGAAGCTACTAATTGCTCAAAAAGCCATTTCATTATTAAAAGATGATATGCTTATTTTTATTGATGGAGGAACAACCAACCTCGAAATTGCCAAGCAGTTGCCTTCCGACATTCGTTTATCGGTAATGACCAACTGCTTACCGGTGGCATCGGAGTTACTATCAAAAGCAAATGTGCACACCTACTTTTTAGGAGGTGAATTTTTATCGGATGTACCCATAACGGTAGGTACCGACACCTTAAATCTATTAAACGAAGTAAATGCCGACATCTTTTTTATCGGAACCCGAAGTTTAAGTATAGATAGAGGTCTTACCGACATTGACAGATCAGAGGTTTTAGTAAAAAGAAAAATGGCTGAACGAAGCGCAAAAACTGTTTCGGTAGCATTAAGTGAGAAACTAGACTCTGTTCAGAATTTCAATATTATTCCGATAGAGAAACTTGATATTTTAATAACAGAATTAGATCCTGATAATGCAATTCTCAGACCTTATACAAACCTGAGTGGATTACAAGTTATTTAA
- a CDS encoding PNGase F N-terminal domain-containing protein — protein sequence MKISCKQIVLIYILAATYSCHNKFKSIRDKEIIIFNNEPINFNPEQNRTNLNDSIIKIENGRIILKKVTLPKYVKHADISIEANLVSAGDPWDKTGSLFIIPSSSQINFLTNHDSFVNIYEETKDEDLFTGITPIGKYSPSIELLRFMTPFGVGYYSHDPQILKRKPVYIPHWENKVTWQQEITQLCNELENEFWIGAFIDVWTKEGYQLSAKLKFEETKAEVYPQEETKVIPLVNTVRYAESQRLFDGFNRNDISCEFELDQKYSSAHLYYITTGHGGHSTGDEFVKKENIVSVNGHVLYKDIPWRDDCASFRRFNPHSGVWTKKRVARVGNLNTGDTKEMEIEEFEASSDLSRSNWCPGSQVEPFIFPVDNLHTGTNTITISIPEAQAETENELNHWNVSAYIVLTK from the coding sequence GTGAAAATTTCCTGCAAGCAAATAGTATTAATATATATTTTAGCAGCAACTTACAGCTGTCATAACAAATTTAAATCAATAAGAGACAAAGAAATTATCATTTTCAACAATGAACCAATTAACTTTAATCCGGAACAAAACCGCACAAATCTCAATGATTCAATCATCAAAATAGAGAATGGAAGAATCATTCTTAAGAAAGTGACTTTACCTAAATATGTAAAACATGCAGACATCAGCATTGAAGCTAATCTTGTTTCTGCAGGTGATCCCTGGGATAAAACAGGTTCACTATTTATTATACCTTCCTCAAGCCAAATTAATTTCCTGACTAATCATGATTCCTTTGTAAATATATATGAGGAAACAAAGGACGAGGATTTATTTACCGGCATTACACCTATCGGCAAATACTCACCTTCCATTGAACTTTTACGCTTTATGACGCCCTTCGGAGTAGGCTACTACTCTCACGACCCTCAAATATTGAAACGTAAGCCCGTTTACATCCCTCATTGGGAAAACAAAGTAACTTGGCAACAAGAAATTACTCAACTATGCAACGAACTTGAAAATGAATTTTGGATCGGAGCGTTTATTGATGTTTGGACCAAAGAAGGATATCAACTATCGGCAAAACTCAAATTTGAAGAAACCAAAGCCGAAGTATATCCACAAGAAGAAACCAAAGTAATTCCTTTAGTGAATACTGTTAGATATGCCGAATCACAAAGACTCTTTGATGGTTTTAATCGTAACGACATTTCGTGCGAGTTTGAATTAGATCAGAAATATTCATCGGCACACTTATATTATATTACAACAGGGCATGGAGGACACAGTACCGGTGATGAATTTGTAAAAAAGGAAAATATTGTTTCTGTTAACGGCCATGTACTATATAAAGATATACCCTGGAGAGATGATTGTGCCTCTTTCCGTCGTTTTAATCCTCACTCAGGTGTATGGACAAAAAAGAGAGTGGCACGTGTTGGCAATCTAAATACTGGCGACACCAAAGAAATGGAAATCGAAGAATTTGAAGCATCTTCGGATTTATCCCGTTCGAACTGGTGTCCGGGTTCACAAGTTGAACCATTTATTTTTCCTGTTGATAACCTACACACAGGTACAAACACAATTACAATTAGCATTCCAGAGGCGCAAGCCGAGACAGAAAACGAATTGAATCATTGGAATGTATCAGCATATATTGTTCTAACTAAATAA